From a region of the Vanrija pseudolonga chromosome 2, complete sequence genome:
- the LNPK gene encoding Endoplasmic reticulum junction formation protein lunapark, producing MSILSWFSWSKPTDFETVLSELASQIAEAKLSLSEIRLRERRYILLVTSYSVTLWAVWTGLWFVGMLPWWLLGWRPGSTKADVAGLAGVVAGPILIWALNRIVSYVFGRQRTREENHLRSLLKKQRAQIDEIKKITNYDSTRKLIEQYDTGVIPATPQRPGQPGPQTPQRPSPQTPTRPGGELGSPLPDGTPGAPQGGDDQDGPGAPGAPGTPRAPGHLVGAGGTPGLAPSTPVPVPHGISAEQAAFIRMQMQNIQPVLPTPEKKWYDRLADSILGDDPTQAPQNKYALVCAECFTHNGLIGSKYEWERMQWICPRCKHLNPAPLSRAQAELTGVELPEPETPSKPPPVALPVTPTGTPGHLRASPRPRRQLGERKAAPRLSRLGNEVFSADDIGEDEGGDSFDDDAMEVDK from the exons ATGAGCATCCTATCATGGTTCTCATGG TCTAAACCCACAGACTTTGAGACCGTCCTCTCCGAGCTTGCCAGCCagatcgccgaggccaagctctcCCTCTCAGAGATCCGgctccgcgagcgccgatacatcctcctcgtcacttCGTACAGCGTCACACTATGGGCGGTGTGGACTGGACTGTGGTTCGTTGGCATGCTTCCTTGGTGGCTGCTGGGCTGGAGGCCCGGGTCGACAAAGGCGGACGTGGCCGGTCTTGCTGGTGTTGTCGCCGGCCCTATTCT CATCTGGGCACTGAACCGGATCGTCTCGTACGTCTTTGGACGCCAGCGTACTCGTGAAG AGAACCACCTTCGGTCGCTCCTCAAGAAGCAGCGAGCGCAGatcgacgagatcaagaagATTACAAACTATGACTCGACTCGCAAGCTCATCGAGCAGTATGACACGGGTGTGATCCCGGCG ACTCCGCAGCGCCCTGGTCAGCCCGGACCCCAGACCCCACAGCGCCCTTCGCCTCAGACCCCCACGCGTCCtggtggcgagctcggctcTCCGCTGCCTGACGGCACTCCAGGTGCTCCGCAAGGCGGCGATGACCAAGACGGCCCTGGTGCTCCAGGCGCGCCGGGTACGCCCAGAGCTCCGGGCCACCttgtcggtgccggcggtaCCCCCGGTC TGGCTCCTAGCACACCTGTACCCGTCCCCCATGGCATCTccgccgagcaggcggccTTCATCCGCATGCAAATGCAGAACATCCAGCCCGTCCTACCTACGCCTGAGAAGAAGTGGTACGACCGTCTGGCCGACTCGATTCTGGGCGATGATCCCA CGCAAGCGCCTCAGAACAAGTACGCCCTTGTCTGCGCCGAGTGCTTCACACACAACGGATTGATCGGCAGCAAGTACGAATGGGAGCGAATGC AATGGATTTGCCCTC GCTGCAAGCATCTCAACCCGGCACCCTTGAGCCGCGCGCAGGCAGAGCTCACaggcgtcgagctgccaGAGCCCGAGACGCCATccaagccgccgcccgtgGCGCTGCCGGTTACGCCCACCGGCACGCCAGGGCACCTTCGTGCGTCACCACGCCCCCGAAGGCAGTTGggcgagcgcaaggctgcGCCGAGACTGTCACGTCTGGGCAACGAAGTGTTCTCTGCCGACGACattggcgaggacgagggcggcgattCGTTTGACGATGATGCGATGGAGGTGGACAAGTAG